TTGCAATTATTTCCCACCCCGATGCGGGGAAAACAACATTAACCGAAAAACTATTGCTATACGGAGGTGCAATTCACCTTGCGGGTGCTGTCAAGGCTAGAGCCGCCCAACGTCATGCCACTTCGGACTGGATGGAATTAGAAAAACAACGCGGGATTTCGATTACTTCGACGGTGTTGCAGTTTGACTATATGGGCTATTGCATTAATTTGCTAGATACCCCCGGTCACAAAGACTTTAGTGAAGATACCTACCGTACCCTTGCGGCTGCCGATAATGCAGTGATGCTCGTTGATGGCGCAAAGGGCTTAGAGCCACAAACCCGCAAATTATTTGAAGTTTGTCGGATGCGATCGCTGCCCATTTTTACGTTCATCAACAAGATGGATCGCCCCACCCGTGAGCCTCTGGAGCTACTTGATGAAATCGAGAAGGAATTGGGGATTACGCCCTATGTAATGAACTGGGCGATCGGGACGGGTGATCAGTTTAAAGGTGTGTATGATCGCGCTAGTAAAACGGTGCATTTATTTAAGCGTAGCGCCCATGGGCAAAGAGAAGCTGATGTTAATATCTATCCTTTTGATGATCCCCAAGCGATTAAGTTTATTGGCAAGCATCTTTATGATCAGCTTTTAGAGGATTTAGAGGTACTTGATTCTGCGGGTGCAGAATGGAATACACAGGATTTGCATCGCGGCAAGCTCACCCCAATTTTCTTTGGTAGTGCGATGACTAATTTTGGTGTGGAGCTATTCTTAAAATCTTTCCTTGAATGTGGTTTAACTCCAGCCGTTCACGATAGCTCTAGCGGTGAAGTCTCGCCCACTGATGAGGATTTCTCAGCGTTTGTGTTCAAACTTCAGGCAAATATGGACCCACGCCATCGCGATCGCATTGCCTTTGTGCGTGTTTGCTCTGGCAAGTTTGAAAAAGACATGAGTGTGACCCATTTGCGAAGTGGCAAAAGCATTCGGTTATCCCATGCCCAAAAGCTATTTGGTCAAGATCGTGAGGCGATCGATGTTGCCTATGCAGGCGATGTAATTGGTTTGAATAATCCAGGGATGTTTGCGATCGGAGATACAATTTATCTCGGCAAAAAACGCCAATACGCGGGGATTCCTTGCTTTTCGCCAGAGCTATTCTGTACCCTTCGCAATCCAAATCCTTCTAAGTTTAAACAATTCCGTAAAGGCATATCGGAGTTACAAGAGGAAGGTGCGATTCAAATAATGTATTCCGTGGATGAAGCCAAGCGCGATCCGATTCTTGCGGCTGTCGGACAGTTACAATTTGAAGTTGCTCAATACCGTCTCCAAAGTGAATATAACGTCGAAACGATGTTGGAATCTATGCCCTATTCCGTAGCACGATGGGTTGATGATGGCTGGGAAGCTCTCGAGGCAATTGGTAGGTTGTTTAACACAATGGTGGTCAAAGATAGCTGGAATCGTCCTGTTTTACTATTTAAGAACCAATGGAACTTAAATCAAGTGGAAGCTGACCATCCTAAGTTAAAATTAAAGGCGATCGCGCCAATTGCAGAGCTAACCAAAGCTAACGTTAACTGATTCTCAAAATGTTTCTCAACTTCATGCGAGTCGATTTTGGCTCGCTTTGATTGCGAAGAATCTCCTCAAAAGTGCGGTCAATGATATTGAGTGTTCTGCTGAATATATGGATGCGATCGCTCAAGGATGGATTATGGCAAGACAAGCTAAGACTCTATTTGGCATAGATTGGAAGTCTCTATGGTCAACACCTCTCAATGAGGTTTGTGATGTTTTATAGCAAAGCAAGTTTTGCTATAAAACATCACGAAGTGAGGGGCGGCGCTTTGCGCTACCCCTCATTTCGTGTGTTTTAGTTTGTACTAGCTAACTCTTTTTTTTCTATAAATAGCAGTCTCTAAGCAAAAGAAAAGCTGAGACTAGAACAGCGATCGCCCCCTCAAAAAAATAAATCAAACAGCGATCACCTATCCATCCTCACAACCAGCGATCGCCCCATCTAAAAATTTAACCAACCAGCGATCGCCTATCCATCCTCACAACCAGCGATCGTCTCTCAAAAAATCAGCCAAATAGCGATCTCTATAATCCTAAGATTTATTTTGCGGCTCTGCTTCTAACCAACCTTTGATAGTTTCTATTGGAATGCTGACAAAAGGATTGTTTGTGAGAACTTTCACTGTCTCAATACCACCAGATTTGATTGCACTTAGCAAACGATCTTTAAGGGTTGGATCTTCTTTAACTTTGCGTCTAAGTTCCATCTTAGCGACTGTTTGTTTATCTTCTGGTGAGCCTTCAGGGTAATCTTGAGCGAGTTGTGTCAAAAGTGCTTGGATTTCCATTGCGGCACTTGCTAGACTTTGTTGCTGGGCGTTAATGACTTGGTTCCCTGCTACATGACCAGCGACACCATAGACATTGCCGTGAAAGTTTTGGCTAAATGAATTGGTTTGTTGCACTGTAGCTTCTTGCTGTTTGCGTTGTTTATTTTGTTCAATGAAAGTAGCAAATTTTTGAGGATCGGCAATTACTTCATCATTAATTGGGGTTTTGACAGCTTCTTGCTGAACTTTGTCCATATAGGTATGAAAAGCTTTCTCATCATCACGGTGAGCTAACATATATTCCCGTAATTCGGTACGAGTCATTTGTTTGTAATCAGGCTGGATCATCTCTATATCTCCACTATTTCGCCGTTACTACCAATCAATACTTCTGTTTCTTCGCCTGCGAGAATGATCGCTTTTATTCCAAATGTATACCTGCTTTGTTAAGAGCTAGTTTAAAAACAGCTTTTACTCCTTCTGTTACAAGTGCTTTACCAGAAGCACTGCCGAAACTTTTGCCAAGTGATTTAAGTTTTTCCATCATAGTAGAATCACTTTTAGCTTTATTTGCCAAATCATCTGCTACTTTTTCCTGAGCATCACTCTCACTCAGTCCCTGATCTTGAACTTGAGCCAATAGCTTTTGAATTTCTGCTGCAATCTCAGAAATATCTTGATGCTGCTCGAATATTTCATTTATTGAGTGGATATTCTGAGTAGCATTATCTTTTGCAATGCTCACAGGCGAGTTGTTAGCATTGATGTTAAACGTATCACCAGACATAGGCTTTTTCCTTAGAGCTTCATTTAAAGACATTGTAAGATCCGTAATATGTTGATGTAAAAACTTTTTATCTTCTTTAAGTTCATATTCACGATTTAAAGCCTCTGCAAGTTTTCCCTTATTTGTGTCAGGTGGCACATTGACACGAACGATAAAGTAGTTATCCCACTTGTCCTCTATTGAGTGAATAGATAGCTCTTCACCAGTTTTAGATTTTAGCTTCAAAAATGCTTGTAGAAATGCTTGCCAGTCAATGCCATTAGTAAAAATCAGATCGACTGTATTTTGAGCTTTTTGAATAAATCTCTCAAATTCTCCTACTTTAAAATTTATTGCAGGATCATGCGGTAATCGATCTGAAGGCAAAAATTCACCATCGCCATCCCAATCCCATCCAGATTTATTGTAAACATAGTCGCAAAATATATTTTGAAGATTTGTGCTTGCATTAATATTCCAATTTTCAATACAAACCCCAGTTAAATTAGCTTCGGAAAAATTTGCACCAATTCCATGCATTGCTGCAAGGCAAGCATCTGTTAAATCTGCATTAAAAAAATTACAATTGAATGCATTAGCTGCATAAATTAATGATTTTTGAAGATTTGCTTTCTGAAAGTTTGCAAATGTAATATCAGCTCCGTTGAAAACTGAAGATCTAAGATTAGACTTATAAAAACTAGCTCTTAAACAGTCAGATTTTCCAAATAAAGATGATTCTAGGTTAGCTTCTTGGAAGTCTGTTTGATAACATTTAGATTGATATAGATTTGCTCGTCTCATATTCGCTTTAAAAAAGCACGAGTAACTAAGATCAGCTTTGTTTAGATTGACTCCTTCACAATCTGATTTATTAAGATTCGTGTAATTGAGGTTTGCATATTCTAAATCTGAATCTTTTAGAATAGCTTTTGTTAAGTTAGCATTAGACAAGTTACGCCAATTCAAGGATGAAATGCAACGGGTTCTGATGAAGCAAAGAATACTTCGTAAGGAGTACGATAGTCAAGTGATTTTCTGGGTCTGTGATTGATCAAATTCACTGCCTTCTGAAAGTCCTCTTCTTTCACGATTTTAAAGTTTGTACTTTTGGGATAGAACTCTCTAATTAATCCATTGGTGTGTTCATTCAATCCACGTTCCCATGAATGATATGGATTCGCAAAGAAGGTCTCTAGTTTCAATCTTTCAGATAGCTTCTCATGCCCACAGAATTCTCTTCCATTATCAAAGGTCATTGTCTTTCGAGATGTTGATTCTATAGGCTCAAATAGATTGAATGTCACTCTGTTTATCTCGTCCATCGTCTTGTTCTTAGCTAGTCCAGCAAGTAAATACTTCGATGCTTTATCAACATGCGTAACTACGATACCTGTGTGGTTGCACCCGATTACCGTATCACTTTCCCAATGTCCAATCTCTGTTTTTAAATCTGCAATCTTCGGTCGATTCTCTATCCCTACCCTATTGGGAATGCCACCTCGCTTCTGATGGCGACCTTTGCGCCTTCGTTGCTTTTGCTTCTGCCTCAGATATTGTTGATATATTCCCATCTCTTGATGGTTTGCATAGATCATCAGATAAATCGTCTCATAGCTGATTTTACCTAGCCCCTCCCTTTCCATTCTCCCTGCTAGTTGCTCTGGGCTGTGGTGTTGCTCTAACCGTTGTTTGACTTCGGCGATCGTCTCAGCACTGATGCTCTGAAATCTTGCCTTTGCTTGTTTCCGTCTTGCTTTCATCAGGGCAACCGCAGTATCTGGCAAATAGCCAATCTGTCGCTCGTCTGTATTGCGCGATAACTCTCTTGAAATCGTACTTTTGTTTCGCTTCAAGCGACGACCTATCTCTGATACAGATAATTGCTCAATTACTCTTAGTTTATACAGTTCACTTCTTTCTGTGGTGGTAAGATGGACAAAGCTCATGAGGGTATCCTAATTATTGTGATTAATATCAGAATATCCTTATGAGTCCCTTTACGCAAAGATCTCTAGGTGTTGCATTTCATCCTTGAATTGGCGTTAACCCTTATAAGTTTTGCATTACTTAAGTTTGTAAATTCAAAATTGATATTGCTCAAATCCATCCCGCTTAAGTCAGATTTACTAAGATTACATTCTTTCAAGAAATATCTCTTTAAATCTAAATTTCTAAGATCACATTCAATAAAATTAGCACCACTTAGATCTACTTTATCGGCAACAAAAGGAGAGCCAATTTCTATACTGATATCTACAAATCTTGCATTTGTAAAATTCACATTATGCATAGTAGTTTCAGAAAGACTCGTTCCAGAGAAATCAGCCTTTCTCAGAATTGCGTAACTTAAATTAGTGTTATTAAAATCAAAACATTTATTTGGATCAATGCTATCAAGAAAATACATTTCTCCAACTCTTGCTAAACCTTTAGTTCTTGAAAAAACAACCCTTATAAAGTTTGTGTTTTTAAATATAGAACTTGCCAAATTTACTGAGAAGAATTTGGTGTTGTTAAAATTAGATTCACTTAAGTCTGCATGGCTCATGTCAGCATTAAGTATATTGGTGTTGCTTAAGTCTATATCACTCAAGTCTGCATGACTCAAATCAGGCTTTAAATCTGGATTTTCTTTTCTCCATTGATTCCAGACACTTATACCTTGCCGAAAAATTTTGAGATGTTCTTGATTAGCCATGGAAAATATTTTTTAAAGATTTAAGTTTTAGTTTATCGAAACTGTAATTAATTTGGCATGAAGTAGCCAGCGATCGCCATATTCATAAACCTATCAACAAGCAAGAGGCAATTTTATCTGTGAATTGAATTGGCGATTTCTATACAGCAACCTGTTGATAGTCAATCTCTGGAATACCAACCATTTCCTTAGCGTGTTCGATCGCCATATTGCAAAGCTGACCATCTTCATTTAAGTCCAACAAGGTGTTCTCATCTAAATTCACGTGAGTTCGACGCACTAAAAGATGGCAGGAGGAAGAGCAGGTAAGCCTTTGAAAAGAAGATCTAAAGCAGGTTTAGTCTCTCGACATGTATAAGCAACCAACCCAGCTAAAAGGTTGACAAGAAAATTAAAAAAACTGCGATGTCTTGAATGCTCAATCTGAGAAATGTTTTTGAGTTGATCATTGACGGACTCAATAATTGCGCGCTTACGCAGCAAAATCTTGTCAACCAACTTGACCAAACAGTTTTTCATATTTTTCTTGCGCTTAGTAATCAGTTGTAAACCTTGTTCATAGAGCTTCTCAAACAACTTTTGGGAGATATAACCACGGTCACCAAACAATTGACCAAAGAGGTCTTGAGCCATCTCAGGCACAGGTTGTCGGTCATCAACATTGGCTGGTGTGAGCTTGAAGGCAAGCAATTCCCCTTTGTCGTTGATAATCAAATTTTCCTTTCTCCCTGCATTGATGGCAACATTGGTTGCTCTTGCCAGTGTTTTTCAAAGCTTTCGCAGAAATCATCCACTTCACAGAAGATTCGCGTGATATCCAAGTGCGATACGATACTGTTCATATTGCTGAGGCTTTTAGTTTGTCAAACCTAGTCTCAGCTTTTCTTTTGCTTTTGTCTACTCCGTCGAACTGACGTTAATTTAGTAATTCTCATTATGAAAACGATTTTGGTATTTCCAACGCCTTCGGCGTTGGAAATACCAAAATCGTTTTTTTGACAGCCAGCCGTTGGCTGTCAAAAAAACGATTACTACTTAAGAACTACCTAAACATATAAAGGTACGCCCCTCAGGGGCGCACCTTTATATGTTTAGATTTGTAATACCCTTTTGCTTATTTTGCGATTTTTAGGATTTATTTTATTCTTGGATTTTGAGGAAAAATTCTTTGAAAATTGGGGGAACAATAGAAATAGCCTAGTCGTCTTGGGTGAAATCAGTTCTTTCATGGAACTACTTCCGAGCTATTTACGTCGAACTGAAGCTTTTGGTAAGCAAAGCCCTAGTTTCAGGATTACTCAAGTACGCACAAAAAATATCAAGAAGGACAATAAAATGCTAACTCGGATCAAGAATTACACATTCAATTTGGGGGCGATCGCAATCACACTTAGTGCAACAGCGATC
This genomic stretch from Pseudanabaena galeata CCNP1313 harbors:
- a CDS encoding peptide chain release factor 3; the protein is MSQLWQELEREVERRRTFAIISHPDAGKTTLTEKLLLYGGAIHLAGAVKARAAQRHATSDWMELEKQRGISITSTVLQFDYMGYCINLLDTPGHKDFSEDTYRTLAAADNAVMLVDGAKGLEPQTRKLFEVCRMRSLPIFTFINKMDRPTREPLELLDEIEKELGITPYVMNWAIGTGDQFKGVYDRASKTVHLFKRSAHGQREADVNIYPFDDPQAIKFIGKHLYDQLLEDLEVLDSAGAEWNTQDLHRGKLTPIFFGSAMTNFGVELFLKSFLECGLTPAVHDSSSGEVSPTDEDFSAFVFKLQANMDPRHRDRIAFVRVCSGKFEKDMSVTHLRSGKSIRLSHAQKLFGQDREAIDVAYAGDVIGLNNPGMFAIGDTIYLGKKRQYAGIPCFSPELFCTLRNPNPSKFKQFRKGISELQEEGAIQIMYSVDEAKRDPILAAVGQLQFEVAQYRLQSEYNVETMLESMPYSVARWVDDGWEALEAIGRLFNTMVVKDSWNRPVLLFKNQWNLNQVEADHPKLKLKAIAPIAELTKANVN
- a CDS encoding DUF6887 family protein codes for the protein MIQPDYKQMTRTELREYMLAHRDDEKAFHTYMDKVQQEAVKTPINDEVIADPQKFATFIEQNKQRKQQEATVQQTNSFSQNFHGNVYGVAGHVAGNQVINAQQQSLASAAMEIQALLTQLAQDYPEGSPEDKQTVAKMELRRKVKEDPTLKDRLLSAIKSGGIETVKVLTNNPFVSIPIETIKGWLEAEPQNKS
- a CDS encoding pentapeptide repeat-containing protein, which produces MNWRNLSNANLTKAILKDSDLEYANLNYTNLNKSDCEGVNLNKADLSYSCFFKANMRRANLYQSKCYQTDFQEANLESSLFGKSDCLRASFYKSNLRSSVFNGADITFANFQKANLQKSLIYAANAFNCNFFNADLTDACLAAMHGIGANFSEANLTGVCIENWNINASTNLQNIFCDYVYNKSGWDWDGDGEFLPSDRLPHDPAINFKVGEFERFIQKAQNTVDLIFTNGIDWQAFLQAFLKLKSKTGEELSIHSIEDKWDNYFIVRVNVPPDTNKGKLAEALNREYELKEDKKFLHQHITDLTMSLNEALRKKPMSGDTFNINANNSPVSIAKDNATQNIHSINEIFEQHQDISEIAAEIQKLLAQVQDQGLSESDAQEKVADDLANKAKSDSTMMEKLKSLGKSFGSASGKALVTEGVKAVFKLALNKAGIHLE
- a CDS encoding IS30 family transposase, producing MSFVHLTTTERSELYKLRVIEQLSVSEIGRRLKRNKSTISRELSRNTDERQIGYLPDTAVALMKARRKQAKARFQSISAETIAEVKQRLEQHHSPEQLAGRMEREGLGKISYETIYLMIYANHQEMGIYQQYLRQKQKQRRRKGRHQKRGGIPNRVGIENRPKIADLKTEIGHWESDTVIGCNHTGIVVTHVDKASKYLLAGLAKNKTMDEINRVTFNLFEPIESTSRKTMTFDNGREFCGHEKLSERLKLETFFANPYHSWERGLNEHTNGLIREFYPKSTNFKIVKEEDFQKAVNLINHRPRKSLDYRTPYEVFFASSEPVAFHP
- a CDS encoding pentapeptide repeat-containing protein yields the protein MANQEHLKIFRQGISVWNQWRKENPDLKPDLSHADLSDIDLSNTNILNADMSHADLSESNFNNTKFFSVNLASSIFKNTNFIRVVFSRTKGLARVGEMYFLDSIDPNKCFDFNNTNLSYAILRKADFSGTSLSETTMHNVNFTNARFVDISIEIGSPFVADKVDLSGANFIECDLRNLDLKRYFLKECNLSKSDLSGMDLSNINFEFTNLSNAKLIRVNANSRMKCNT